Proteins encoded within one genomic window of Bradyrhizobium sp. 186:
- a CDS encoding 4a-hydroxytetrahydrobiopterin dehydratase has protein sequence MAERLTADARKQALSGIPGWSETQGRDALGKTFVFKDFSEAFGFMTRAALVAEKMDHHPEWRNVYKTVEVVLSTHDAGGVTALDIELAKAMNAIAKLTPG, from the coding sequence ATGGCAGAACGGCTGACGGCGGACGCGCGCAAGCAGGCGCTGAGCGGAATACCGGGCTGGAGCGAAACCCAGGGCCGCGACGCCCTCGGGAAAACCTTTGTCTTCAAGGATTTCAGCGAGGCTTTCGGATTCATGACGCGCGCCGCGCTGGTCGCCGAAAAGATGGATCACCATCCCGAATGGCGCAACGTTTACAAAACCGTCGAGGTGGTGCTTTCGACCCATGACGCCGGCGGGGTCACCGCGCTCGACATCGAGCTGGCCAAGGCGATGAACGCCATCGCCAAGCTTACACCGGGCTGA
- a CDS encoding YkvA family protein gives MAAEHSVGFEPAERLAEDRESVRRRFWRKLKRVAVQLPFAEDLLAAYYCAFDKGTPRHVQASLLGALAYFILPFDFVPDVMPILGFTDDAAVLATAIRMVASHITTEHREAARAKLKRGLDEAKAEAAQ, from the coding sequence ATGGCCGCCGAACACAGCGTCGGCTTCGAGCCGGCCGAGCGGCTCGCGGAAGATCGTGAGAGCGTGCGCCGCCGCTTCTGGCGCAAGCTGAAGCGTGTCGCCGTGCAGCTGCCGTTCGCGGAAGATCTGCTCGCGGCCTATTACTGCGCCTTCGACAAAGGGACGCCGCGCCATGTCCAGGCGTCGCTGCTCGGCGCTCTCGCCTATTTCATCCTGCCGTTCGACTTCGTTCCCGACGTGATGCCGATCCTCGGCTTCACCGATGACGCCGCCGTGCTCGCCACCGCCATTCGCATGGTCGCCAGCCACATCACGACCGAGCACCGCGAAGCCGCCCGCGCCAAGCTGAAGCGCGGACTGGATGAGGCGAAAGCCGAAGCCGCGCAGTAG